Genomic window (Trichomycterus rosablanca isolate fTriRos1 chromosome 16, fTriRos1.hap1, whole genome shotgun sequence):
ACATACTTCTGTCATGGATATCACCACATaggtttgtaaatgttttaatcaACACTGTTATTGTAACACTGTGCATTATAATAAGCTCTGTGTGCACAGCAGAAGCCATATGTCAAAAACAAAAAGTCTTGCCATTAACTGCTCTAGGATCAGCTAACCTAAAATAAACTAATACACATTGGAAACAGTATTGTGGTTTGACAAGCAAAACTTTCAGACTGTTCTCAGTGCTAGAAAAAGATCATTTAGATTATTACTGGTgttaagtttaaaaacctgGGTCTGTCAAACGATTATTAACTGTTGTTAAAGGAAAGGTGatataacacagtggtaaacatacagtacagtgtatcacaaaagtgagtacacccctcacatttctgcaaatattttattatatattttcatgggacaacactatagaaataaaacttggatataactcagagtagtcagtgtacagcttttgtatagcagtatagatttactgtctttgaaaataactcaacacacagccattaatgtctaaatggctggcaacataagtcagtacaccccacagtgaacatgtccaaattgtgcccaaagtgtcaatattttgtgtgaccaccattattatccagcactgccttaaccctcctgggcatggaattcacaagagctgcacaggttgctactggaatcctcttccactcctccatgatgacatcacggagctggtggatgttagacaccttgaactcctccaccttccacttgaggatgcgccacaggtgctcaattgggtttagtccatcacctttaccttcagtttcctcagcaaggcagttgtcatcttggaggttgtgtttggggtcgttatcctgttggaaaactgccatgaggcccagttttcgaagggaggggatcatgctctgttacagaatgtcacagtacatgttggaattcatgtttccctcaacaaactgcagctccccagtgccagcaacactcatgcagcccaagaccatgatgctaccaccaccatgcttgactgtaggcaagatacagttgtcttggtacttctcaccagggcgtcgccacacatgctggacaccatctgagccaaacaagtttatcttggtctcgtcagaccacagggcattccagtaatccatgttcttggactgcttgtcttcagcaaactgtttgcgggctttcttgtgcgtcagcttccttctgggatgacgaccatgcagaccgagttgatgcagtgtgcggcgtatggtctgagcactgacagactgacctcccacgtcttcaacctctgcagcaatgctggcagcactcatgtgtctattttttaaagccaacctctggatatgatgccgaatacgtggactcaacttctttggtcgaccctggcgaagcctgttccgagtggaacctgtcctggaaaaccgctgtatgaccttggccaccatgctgtagctcagtttcagggtgttagcaatcttcttatagcccaggccatctttgtggagagcaacaattctatttctcacatcctcagagagttctttgccatgaggtgccatgttgaatatccagtggccagtatgagagaattgtacccaaaacaccaaatttaacagccctactccccatttacacctgggaccttgacacatgacaccagggagggacaacgacacatttgggcacaatttggacatgttcactgtggtgtgtactcacttatgttgccagctatttagacattaatggctgtgtgttgagttattttcagaagacagtaaatctacactgctatacaagctgtacactgactactctaagtcagGGGTCTTCAACCTGTGGGGGGGCGCGAGTACTTGCCCGAGGGGGCGCGAGCGGCTGTCCGGGGGGGGGCGTGGCACTacgagattattattatgaaccggTGGCACACGAGACTGGCGGAGGACGCGGCAGGCATCCGCGATTGAGCCGTGGTCCACTAAGGGGAGGGGCGCGTGGCGAAAGCCGTGCTTGGCATCCGTGCTCGAGCCGTGCCTTATCCAGGGGAGTGGTGCGTGGCGGAAGCAGCGCTTGGTACACGCGACCGAGTGCTGTTCCACCAAGGGGGGGGGCGCAAGTCGTGCTCGGCACACGGGGGCGCATGCCTAAATAGGTTGAAAACCCAtgctctaagttatatccaagtttcatgtctataatgttgtcccatgaaaagatataatgaaatatttgcagaaatgtgaggggtgtactcacttttgtgatacactgtatatgccaaCTTTTGGAATGACCATATATTTACaagaaatcatttttaaatgtaatacaggCTGACAGGTTTAATACATGTTTACAGAACACTGCTTTCTGTTTCTGGCACACACTGTCTCGTCTGAAACTGTGGTTTTCCTCATTAAACAATGTGATTCATGTAAAATCAAAGAAAAAGAACATTCATTAGAATGCTGTGACACCAGCTGCCACTCTCACCAAGTTGCCAAAGGCAGTGGCTGCAACAGAAGGTGTTGTTCATTCATTGATTCTTTTGGGGTTGTGGTTGGTTTGAGGCAGAAATatgccctggacagggtgccaatcaatCACCGGGCACAGCAGTCTTACATACTCACTATCCAATTCTCCCTTCTGCATGTTATTGGTTAAcgaaaagaaaaatgaaatacTATAagaaaactcacacacacatgagtTAGGTTAATTAATGGCTTAAATATATctatggtgtttatttaaaagagcCGTTATAGAAGAGCTGCAAGAAAGAAAACCCTACTAAAAGAATTTGCAATACATTATATGCAAAATTCTTCAAGTGCCTAGcaaagagtctcatgctctgaTGAACTAAATTGGATTTTTAACTGTCAAGGTTGGGGGGTGGGGTAACACTATTGTCCCTACAAAATATGGTAGAGGTAGCACAATTTTACAGAGATGCTTTTAAGTAATAAGAACTGGTAACCTGGCCCTCTATCACGCAaatggcactgcattaaaacctATGATGCTTCTATAAAGGATATAATCACACTGGCACGGTTGACATGTCCACCTAATAGACAGCATGTTCTCTAGGCCAAAGGGGAAGAAGACCATTCTGATTTCCACTGCAAAGTTAAAAAGCCAATGTttaccagcacagagattctgaactcctcggttcgaaactcgacatTGCTACCGGtcaactgggcgccatctagcgggcatgatTTTTAGTGCCTGCAGGGCAGCACAGTTTACAACAGAGACCCCAGtctgttgagcagctaaagcCTTTTCAACAATAATAAAGTGCCCTCCAAAACAAATTATATAACATTctttaaaggaaaaataaaggATAAAAGTGGTAAACAGTCATAACACTTAGAATGAGCAGGTAtatacaaaaaacaataaagttgattatttaaaacagtttatttaatactttgatttacattttttccatactgttctaACTTTTTTGGGTTTGTAGTTTCATATGTCCATATACATAGATGACAAAACACTAATGAATAAAGGTATTAGTGATTAGTGATTATAAGTTAATGTGTTTTGCATATATACAAATCCAAAAAAGCTCCATATGTCCATATTAAGCATTTCTATGCAAGCTCAGCGTTTAAGAATATGGTCAGTGTAATCCACAGCTGTCCTGCTGTTCAGATTCTTTACATTACTGTCCGCCCACAATCCATATGTGTGGTATATAGATGGTCAAACAAGAAATTTTgggattatattataaatataaaagtctGAATATGTACTTTTGTTTTATACTGGCATATACATATCAACTTATTGATTGATGAGTTTCTTTATAATCCACATTTTCCCAGATATTCAACTTTTATGTTCATTAGGGTGGCTCAGCTGGTCACCACAAAACATTCTCGCCTCAGAGGGAGTTCGCCATGATCTTCCTTTATCTGTCTGGGTTTCCCCATGGATACTCCtacctccaaaaacatacaaaGGTACACTCTTACATTTTACCCAAAGATTTTAGGTGGtaaacaaccaaccaaccaccaATGATCCTGCCCACACAGCTTGTCTAGTAATACCCGTGTTCCAATGTAAGCATGGGAAATATgtacattttgcaaaaaaaagtaGACCCAACCATATATACATCATTAATTGTATGAATGTTCATCAGTAACATGGACTGCAATatattttcacacacacaagcccCTTCTACCTTCAGATCTCCAAATAATCAGAACACAGACCGTACTTCTTTCTATACCTGCTTTTCTTCTTGATACTTAATGTTTACACGAATAAGGAAAATATTCAGACATTCACATATTCAGACGTTGGTGTTTGCACCAATTCTGATTGTGTTATTTAGATAATCGAACAGAAAATGTAGATATAGTCACATCTAATCCAGGGATGTTAGCAGTAATGTGGAAAGGAGCAGCATAGACTTTGATCATGAAACAGCCACAACCTCAAGTTCTCCCCGATCCACAGCGTTGATGTGTGCGGGGAAAGGTGTGGAATTTTGTCCGGTGGCAGGGTGAGGATTAAGAAGCGGTGAAGTGTTGGTGTATCCGGTGGCGGGATGATGGCCAAGAGAAGAAGGGGGAGTATCGGTTTGTCCAGCGGCAGGATAGTGACTGAGAGGCGGGGGAGGACAGGTATGCCCGGCATCAAGATGGTGACGGGGAAGCGTAGAAGTATCAGTGTGTTCCGCGGCGGGATGGTGGCCGGGAAACGGCGGAGGATCGGTGTGTTTAGCGGTGGTATGATGAAAGGGAAGCGGGGAAGGATCAGTGTGTCCAGAGGCGGAACGCGCAATGACGCCGCATCTCGGATCCGCTTTTTCGGCGGGCGGGACGAGACTGCGCTGGTCCCTCTCATACTCCTCCTGAGCTCTTTGGATTTTTCGCTTCATGATTTTTCCTTTCTGGCAGTGGTGAGTGGTGAGGGACAAAGCCACGATGGTGGTGAGCACGATGCCCAGCAGGCTGAGCGCAAAAGTGGAGGAGAGAGGCGCCTGGTAGGGCTCAActttctctgtgcaggtgccattcaAACAGCGCCAAGTGCTTCTCAGACTCATCTCCATACAATCACAGAGCCGTGTTCCTCAAGATAAAGTCCTATTGTCCTGTTCACTCCTTAGATGCCAGTCTAAGTTCCGATTTCTGCTGTGCAAAGCCACCGACACCACACAAAGCACCACTATAACCTGGAGCGTAAAATATTACACTGAGGAATAAATTActattctaataaaaaaaaatttatgcgCTCACATTCTTCTTCACCATGCCAGTAATCTTCTAGTCGGTACCTGGTAAATCTGGATGGGCTTAGTCCTGTCCGGTTCCAAGAtcccccacacacccacacattgagCGCATGGAAAATCTTACAATTCAGGCACGAATTCAGGACCATTGACGTCACCCTCCATCATCCCGACGTCTCCACACTATCACAGGTCAAACTAAGCACTAGCTCGGGGTGTCCACTGATAAATGATCACTTAAGCACTCTAGAAAAGATTCACCCCTCGAAATGCCATATAATAAATGTGTACTATTTAAATGCCCATTGTTCTTATTGAGCATATATTGAGACATTCCACAATATTTATCCAAATTACCTTGGACaatcattttaatgatttaaccTAATCCAAACAAATCTAATCAGTGCAATAGGTTAGTGAATGTGACTGATTTGtattgtgtgttgttttggcaCTGGGGATAATTTTAGCAGTTATTATAAGTTATTATTGATGTCTTTATGGGTTGTAATTTTAAATCAAATAAGATGATTGTACTGatcaaacaatacaataaaattttGTCTATGCCTTAATTTCAACaatctataataataaaaaagacctGATTCTTGTACTACTTTGTTACTTGCAGTGAGGTAAGAACAGCATTAGTTATGCACTGAACTGATGCCATTCCTGTCTTTGGGGGTTTTAAAATTGACTATTATTTCAGTAATCTTTGTTTTCACTATTAGGGACCTTAAGCACaaaatttattgtgttttacaattAATTTAACATTGATCTTACAATTACCTATTAAGTCCTGCTCTGATCTCTTGTATTGGAAAACATTTAAGCCAAAACCAACATGCTGCATTGAATGGTCCAATCAATTAAACAAGCTCCATGTTACATTTGTATCAGggcgtagcactgtcgcctcacagcaagaaggtcctgggtccaatccccaggtggtcctttctgtgtggagtttgcatgttctccctttgtctgcatgggtttactctgtgtgctccggtttcctcccacagttcaaagacatgcaagtgaggtaaattggagatacaaatttgtccatgactgtgagtgaaactataaacttgtgaactgatgaatcttgtgtaatgagtaactacttgtcctgtcatgactgtataaccaaagtgtaaaacatgacattaaattcctaataaacaaacaaacaaacatttgtgttaaaaataaaccTTGTGTGTTACAGCACACATTTCATACTTTTCCCCAATATGGTAaattcagcaaaaaaaaaaaaaaacttattgaTTGATGAGTTTCTTTATAATCCACATTTTCCCAGATATTCAACTTTTATGTTCATTAGGGTGGCTCAGCTGGTCACCACAAAACATTCTCGCCTCAGAGGGAGTTCGCCATGATCTTCCTTTATCTGTCTGGGTTTCCCCATGGATACTCCtacctccaaaaacatacaaaGGTACACTCTTACATTTTACCCAAAGATTTTAGGTGGtaaacaaccaaccaaccaccaATGATCCTGCCCACACAGCTTGTCTAGTAATACCCGTGTTCCAATGTAAGCATGGGAAATATgtacattttgcaaaaaaaagtaGACCCAACCATATATACATCATTAATTGTATGAATGTTCATCAGTAACATGGACTGCAATatattttcacacacacaagcccCTTCTACCTTCAGATCTCCAAATAATCAGAACACAGACCGTACTTCTTTCTATACCTGCTTTTCTTCTTGATACTTAATGTTTACACGAATAAGGAAAATATTCAGACATTCACATATTCAGACGTTGGTGTTTGCACCAATTCTGATTGTGTTATTTAGATAATCGAACAGAAAATGTAGATATAGTCACATCTAATCCAGGGATGTTAGCAGTAATGTGGAAAGGAGCAGCATAGACTTTGATCATGAAACAGCCACAACCTCAAGTTCTCCCCGATCCACAGCGTTGATGTGTGCGGGGAAAGGTGTGGAATTTTGTCCGGTGGCAGGGTGAGGATTAAGAAGCGGTGAAGTGTTGGTGTATCCGGTGGCGGGATGATGGCCAAGAGAAGAAGGGGGAGTATCGGTTTGTCCAGCGGCAGGATAGTGACTGAGAGGCGGGGGAGGACAGGTATGCCCGGCATCAAGATGGTGACGGGGAAGCGTAGAAGTATCAGTGTGTTCCGCGGCGGGATGGTGGCCGGGAAACGGCGGAGGATCGGTGTGTTTAGCGGTGGTATGATGAAAGGGAAGCGGGGAAGGATCAGTGTGTCCAGAGGCGGAACGCGCAATGACGCCGCATCTCGGATCCGCTTTTTCGGCGGGCGGGACGAGACTGCGCTGGTCCCTCTCATACTCCTCCTGAGCTCTTTGGATTTTTCGCTTCATGATTTTTCCTTTCTGGCAGTGGTGAGTGGTGAGGGACAAAGCCACGATGGTGGTGAGCACGATGCCCAGCAGGCTGAGCGCAAAAGTGGAGGAGAGAGGCGCCTGGTAGGGCTCAActttctctgtgcaggtgccattcaAACAGCGCCAAGTGCTTCTCAGACTCATCTCCATACAATCACAGAGCCGTGTTCCTCAAGATAAAGTCCTATTGTCCTGTTCACTCCTTAGATGCCAGTCTAAGTTCCGATTTCTGCTGTGCAAAGCCACCGACACCACACAAAGCACCACTATAACCTGGAGCGTAAAATATTACACTGAGGAATAAATTActattctaataaaaaaaaatttatgcgCTCACATTCTTCTTCACCATGCCAGTAATCTTCTAGTCGGTACCTGGTAAATCTGGATGGGCTTAGTCCTGTCCGGTTCCAAGAtcccccacacacccacacattgagCGCATGGAAAATCTTACAATTCAGGCACGAATTCAGGACCATTGACGTCACCCTCCATCATCCCGACGTCTCCACACTATCACAGGTCAAACTAAGCACTAGCTCGGGGTGTCCACTGATAAATGATCACTTAAGCACTCTAGAAAAGATTCACCCCTCGAAATGCCATATAATAAATGTGTACTATTTAAATGCCCATTGTTCTTATTGAGCATATATTGAGACATTCCACAATATTTATCCAAATTACCTTGGACaatcattttaatgatttaaccTAATCCAAACAAATCTAATCAGTGCAATAGGTTAGTGAATGTGACTGATTTGtattgtgtgttgttttggcaCTGGGGATAATTTTAGCAGTTATTATAAGTTATTATTGATGTCTTTATGGGTTGTAATTTTAAATCAAATAAGATGATTGTACTGatcaaacaatacaataaaattttGTCTATGCCTTAATTTCAACaatctataataataaaaaagacctGATTCTTGTACTACTTTGTTACTTGCAGTGAGGTAAGAACAGCATTAGTTATGCACTGAACTGATGCCATTCCTGTCTTTGGGGGTTTTAAAATTGACTATTATTTCAGTAATCTTTGTTTTCACTATTAGGGACCTTAAGCACaaaatttattgtgttttacaattAATTTAACATTGATCTTACAATTACCTATTAAGTCCTGCTCTGATCTCTTGTATTGGAAAACATTTAAGCCAAAACCAACATGCTGCATTGAATGGTCCAATCAATTAAACAAGCTCCATGTTACATTTGTATCAGggcgtagcactgtcgcctcacagcaagaaggtcctgggtccaatccccaggtggtcctttctgtgtggagtttgcatgttctccctttgtctgcatgggtttactctgtgtgctccggtttcctcccacagttcaaagacatgcaagtgaggtaaattggagatacaaatttgtccatgactgtgagtgaaactataaacttgtgaactgatgaatcttgtgtaatgagtaactacttgtcctgtcatgactgtataaccaaagtgtaaaacatgacattaaattcctaataaacaaacaaacaaacatttgtgttaaaaataaaccTTGTGTGTTACAGCACACATTTCATACTTTTCCCCAATATGGTAaattcagcaaaaaaaaaaaaaaaaaaaaaaaaaaaaaaaaaaaaaacaaaccagtCACATTAGTAGAAAATAGGTTTGTGTCTGTAATGTATAAGTAAACTTATTTTACATTATCCATttagaaaaaacacaaaaacctgtgaaagtaaaaataaaagtaaaatgtatttttggtttGACATTTCATGGCCAGatcacacttaaatacacagaAAAGCagattgaatttttttttttttttttaaatcctgtaTTTACAAATCGATTGTATACAGGAGCTGCTGCTGTCTAGTGCTGAAAACACTCAGCAGAAAGATGAAGAAGGACCAACTGTTTGAACCAGGAATATTAGATTCTTGTTATGGACCAGGGCACTACAGAATTTAGAAGTGAGCACATCAGATTTAAATCATTAGCTAAAATGCAAGGTCTTCATTTTCTGATTTTTATGTTTTCAAACTGTCAAAACAAATCCCTGTAGGCTTCCACCGGTTTCACAATGAAGCAGTAATTTTAACTTTGGTCTTGCAAAAAATCTACTCCTTATTGCTTTCAAGCAAATTGTTTTTGCAATTTTAAAATCATAGATTTCAATCAGCAGATTCATGTAAGAttaaccttgtttttttttaaagaaactagTCAAGTTTTCTAGACTTTATGTTTAGGATTATCTTATTGAAGCATCCAGATTTAGTTCTTTGGCCAATTAGATTAAATTATTACTCAGTATGTTCTGTTACATGTTGATGTTTAATTACCCTGTACTGTTGGCATATACGCAGCTCCATATCATGGGGTTATGGGCTAACATCCATAATTCAACTATTCTTTCATGCTCTAAAGCTTTACGTTTTAAGTcacatttacatacagtgtatcacaaaagtgagtacacccctcacatttctgcaaatattttattatatcttttcatgggacaacactatagaaataaaacttggatataagttagagtagtcagtgtacagcttgtatagcagtgtagatttactgtcttctgaaaataactcaacacacagccattaatgtctaaatagctggcaacataagtgagtacaccccacagtgaacatgtccaaattgtgcccaaagtgtcaatattttgtgtgaccaccattattatctagcactgccttaaccctcctgggcatggaattcaccagagctgcacaggtttctactggaatcctcttccactcctccatgatgacatcacggagctggtggatgttagacaccttgaactcctccaccttccacttgaggatgcgccacaggtgctcaattgggtttagtccatcacctttaccttcagcttcctcagcagggcagttgtcatcttggaggttgtgtttggggtcgttatcctgttggaaaactgccatgaggtccagttttcgaagggaggggatcatgctctgtttcagaatgtcacagtacatgttggaattcatgtttccctcacactcatgcagcccaagaccatgatgctaccaccaccatgcttgactgtaggcaagatacagttgtcttggtacttctcaccagggcgccgccacacatgctggacaccatctgagccaaacaagtttatcttggtctcgtcagaccacagggcattccagtaatccatgttcttggactgcttgtcttcagcaaactgttagcgggctttcttgtgcgtcagcttccttctgggatgacgaccatgcagaccgagttgatgcagtgtgcggcgtatggtctgagcaccgacaggctgacctcccacgtcttcaacctctgcagcaatgctggcagcactcatgtgtctattttttaaagccaacctctggatatgacaccgaacacgtggactcaacttctttggtcgaccctggcgaagcctgttccgagtggaacctgtcctggaaaaccgctgtatgaccttggccaccatgctgtagctcagtttcagggtgttagcaatcttcttatagcccaggccatctttgtggagagcaacaattctatttctcacatcctcagagagttctttgccatgaggtgccatgttgaatatccagtggccagtatgagagaattgtacccaaaacaccaaatttaacagccctgctccccatttacacctgggaccttgacacatgacaccagggagggacaacgacacatttgggcacaatttggacatgttcactgtggggtgtactcacttatgttgccagctatttagacattaatggctgtgttttgagttattttcagaagacagtaaatctacactgctatacaagctgtacactgactactctaagttatatccaagtttcatgtctataatgttgtcccatgaaaagatataatgaaatatttgcagaaatgtgaggggtgtactcacttttgtgatacactgtatatagttttCAATATAGCAGCAGTGCTTTCCTATCTTTAgagttataatttttatttgttaatctaACCAATTGgtaatcaattaaataaatcaattctCTCAGCACTTAAATTGCTATGTGGtaaataacacatcacagctgaagcaaattaaggctTGTTATAGAGTCCcagtggtttaatcatgtttgacccaactttaggtcagaCCAGTAGAAGGTTTTAGGATCAGCAGTATTATGTAAGGGATAATAATTATGACATGCCAGTATTACTGAAATATCCTGCTATATTGAAATGCTACATCAGtaattttctttgtttatttgctgtatcAATCAGCTAATAAAGACTTAATTCAAACCAAAATCGAGCTCTGCAGAAAAGCTTAGTGTTATAAATCCTTTTTTGCTttgggggttgaatatttccgaTTTAATTATCTTTGTACACATATCAAGTAAGGTTTCAAACATTTTAGCAGTTGATTCATGCTTTAGAAAAGGCTGTAGTTTTTGCAGGTGATGTAACCTCATTTCCATACTGCTTTTACTGGAAGCGCATTAGAAGACAAATCAATCAGAAGAGCTCAGACGATCCAGGAGGGTGATTAAACAGGCTGTTATAATAACAGCTACAGGTACAAAGCATCTTATATCATCCAACATGTATGTTCAATTAATAAACCTGTCCTGTAGCAATCCAGAGGCATAAAGAAATTAtcctacattattttattttttttaacaaacccCTTTACCATGGTCCaggctgcagtgggtccagcacCACCTCTAAACACTgggcaaggcaggaacacatccTGGATAACTCAGGACCCAGCTCGCTATGCAGCAAATACTCTACCAGCCGTGacattctgttcttcaaaaaCATCAGAGTAAATTCTACGCTTTTATATGTCTCAAGTACACTCAAAAATACATGTAGAAAATGTGAGAAAAAGGATTTTCAAAGCAGTGTCATGAAccacattttgtttcttttgataCAAGCCTTCTTAAAGATTTTCCTTTGGCTCAAAGGTCCTTAAAGAATTTATAATGGTTCCTTCTACAAAAACACCTTTAAAAGGTTCTTCATGGATCCCTGGTAAAgtaaatttccaaaaaaaagtgttatttttttatggACGTGCTTAATAAGTAACATGAAATTTAGATGAGGTGCTATTTAAAAAAGACCCAAAACCCCGGCACCCCATGTGCACATACATTGGGcacatacatgcacatacatactgtattacTGCGAACTGTATTTTTCCTGGGTGATGCTGGCAGGCAAGTCTATTATGTTTTGGTCAACTACTGTGAGTTACTTTTAGTACATGTAATGCACAGCTCATCCctcacaaataaaaatgaattcgAATTCTtccaaatgtacatttttatatGAACATGAagcatatttatattttctatgGTTAGGTTTAGTTAAATGAGAGTTGGTGTGAAAATTAAACGACTGTTCTTGTCTCATATTGTTTAGGGCTAGATTGTGTTCGGGTAAAATGCTAATCACAATGAGCATGTTTGTTGAGAAGAGA
Coding sequences:
- the si:dkey-183i3.9 gene encoding uncharacterized protein C11orf87 homolog, whose product is MSLRSTWRCLNGTCTEKVEPYQAPLSSTFALSLLGIVLTTIVALSLTTHHCQKGKIMKRKIQRAQEEYERDQRSLVPPAEKADPRCGVIARSASGHTDPSPLPFHHTTAKHTDPPPFPGHHPAAEHTDTSTLPRHHLDAGHTCPPPPLSHYPAAGQTDTPPSSLGHHPATGYTNTSPLLNPHPATGQNSTPFPAHINAVDRGELEVVAVS